In Deinococcus puniceus, one genomic interval encodes:
- a CDS encoding uracil-DNA glycosylase, with translation MSDQPSLFDDAVPAAASAPAVPLPGDWAEVLKGETSQAYFQNLMTFLAQQRETVTVYPPPEDMFTALKLTPYAGVKVLVLGQDPYHGAGQAHGLSFSVRPGVRPPPSLANIYKELRDDVGFQIPKHGSLTPWAAQGVLLLNAVLTVRAGEANSHAGQGWEKFTDAVIKAVNAKPERVVFVLWGAYARKKAKLITGPQHTIIESAHPSPLSVTKFMGSKPFSQTNAALQEAGLTPIEWQLPMQAEG, from the coding sequence ATGAGCGACCAACCCAGTCTGTTTGACGATGCTGTTCCTGCTGCCGCTAGTGCCCCTGCCGTACCCCTGCCCGGTGATTGGGCCGAAGTTTTGAAAGGCGAAACCAGCCAGGCTTACTTTCAAAACCTGATGACATTCTTGGCACAGCAGCGAGAAACTGTCACCGTGTACCCGCCCCCAGAAGACATGTTTACGGCACTAAAGCTCACGCCTTACGCGGGTGTAAAGGTGCTGGTACTGGGCCAAGACCCGTATCACGGCGCGGGGCAGGCGCACGGCCTGAGCTTCAGCGTGCGGCCCGGTGTGCGCCCGCCGCCCAGCCTCGCCAACATTTACAAGGAACTGCGCGACGACGTGGGCTTTCAGATTCCCAAACACGGCTCGCTGACGCCTTGGGCCGCGCAGGGCGTGCTGCTGCTGAACGCCGTTCTGACCGTCCGGGCCGGGGAAGCCAACAGCCACGCGGGGCAAGGATGGGAGAAGTTCACCGACGCGGTGATTAAGGCCGTGAACGCCAAGCCGGAGCGGGTGGTATTCGTGCTGTGGGGCGCGTATGCCCGCAAAAAGGCCAAACTGATTACCGGGCCGCAGCACACCATCATTGAAAGTGCCCACCCCAGCCCCCTCAGCGTCACCAAATTTATGGGCAGCAAGCCGTTTTCGCAGACGAATGCGGCGCTACAGGAAGCTGGCCTGACGCCCATTGAGTGGCAGTTGCCCATGCAGGCCGAAGGCTGA
- a CDS encoding DNA topoisomerase IB, translating into MPGRTELLQDEYLRRGGHDPKAFAYAFPDGEPYTDPDGLARIAALAVPPAYTDVYVSPDPDAELQAFGRDAAGRLQYRYHPDFVQIGALKKWQRLTRFAGALPTLRAVTTTDLRLSGLPPRKVMALMSRVLHVARFRVGSDAYARDHKTYGLSTLRQNHVGVQGSTVTFHFRGKHGVTQHKATQDRTLAANIERLLELPGPWLFQAVQDDTRSRIRAPALNSYLREVIGPFTAKDFRTWGGTLLAAEFLAEAGVPESERAARKTLVECVKYVAADLGNTPAVTRGSYICPVIFDRYLEGKVLDDYEPRAAKLPPELEGLTRSEAALKRLLESEKALRGRRKKAD; encoded by the coding sequence GTGCCCGGACGCACCGAACTCCTTCAAGACGAATACTTGCGGCGCGGGGGCCATGACCCCAAAGCCTTTGCTTACGCCTTCCCTGATGGCGAGCCTTACACCGACCCCGACGGCTTGGCCCGCATCGCTGCGTTGGCCGTGCCGCCCGCTTATACCGATGTGTATGTGTCGCCCGACCCGGACGCCGAATTGCAAGCCTTTGGCCGAGACGCCGCTGGACGGCTGCAATACCGCTACCATCCCGATTTTGTGCAGATCGGGGCGCTGAAAAAGTGGCAACGGCTGACGCGCTTTGCCGGAGCCTTGCCCACCTTGCGGGCCGTGACCACCACCGACCTGCGCCTCAGCGGGTTGCCGCCGCGCAAGGTCATGGCCCTGATGAGCCGCGTGCTGCATGTGGCCCGTTTCCGGGTGGGCAGTGACGCCTATGCCCGTGACCACAAAACCTACGGTCTGAGTACGCTGCGGCAAAATCATGTGGGGGTGCAGGGCAGCACCGTCACCTTTCATTTTCGCGGCAAACACGGGGTCACGCAGCATAAGGCCACCCAAGACCGCACGCTGGCCGCCAACATAGAGCGCCTGCTGGAATTGCCGGGGCCGTGGCTGTTTCAGGCCGTGCAGGACGACACCCGCAGCCGCATTCGCGCTCCCGCCCTCAATTCCTACCTGCGGGAAGTCATCGGGCCGTTTACCGCCAAGGACTTCCGAACGTGGGGGGGAACCCTGCTGGCCGCCGAATTTTTGGCCGAAGCAGGCGTACCGGAAAGCGAACGCGCCGCCCGCAAAACCCTCGTGGAATGCGTGAAATATGTGGCCGCCGACTTGGGCAACACGCCCGCCGTGACGCGGGGCAGCTATATTTGCCCAGTTATTTTTGACCGATACCTAGAGGGTAAGGTGCTGGACGACTACGAACCCCGGGCCGCCAAATTGCCCCCGGAACTCGAAGGCCTGACCCGCAGTGAAGCGGCGCTGAAGCGGTTGCTGGAAAGCGAAAAAGCGCTGCGTGGGCGGCGGAAGAAGGCGGATTAA